From the Candidatus Bathyarchaeum sp. genome, the window TACGTCATATTGTTCTTCATACCCGCAGTGCTTGTTTATATGGTGTTCAAATTCATAGAAGACGTCCTCAAACTCCTCGGAACCTTGCTCGCCTCACGCCCAATAACCTTCATCGTGGGACTGATTTGCATCGCCCAAGGAATCCTCCTACTGTTGGACAGCAACTTGTTCACGTTACTGATGTCTTAACTTTCCTTTTTGTTGCGTTCCAGAAAAGATTTCATCATCTGATGCTGAGTATTAGCAATTTGAAGTTTGCTTTTGCGTGCCTTTGAGGTTTCAACAAGTTTTTGCAACGCTTCCAACAGCTTTTTTCCATCCTCAGTTATCTCATAGATTCCGTGCTGGCTTTTTTTCACCAAATTTACATCCAAAAGCTTGTGCAAGT encodes:
- a CDS encoding winged helix-turn-helix domain-containing protein, with product MLTEKRLVLGEETIQLAKALANQSRFKILIQLYSEALTFKKLKQVTGLEKSALANNLHKLLDVNLVKKSQHGIYEITEDGKKLLEALQKLVETSKARKSKLQIANTQHQMMKSFLERNKKES